One segment of Ignavibacteriales bacterium DNA contains the following:
- a CDS encoding IS3 family transposase (programmed frameshift) — MGKSKFTTEQIISKLREAEVLQSNGQSIAEICRHLGIKDQTYYKWRKEYGGMRVDQAKRLKEVEQENTRLRKLVSDLSLDNAILKETVPGKLLSPEKKRRAVEEIVEKLKVSERRECLVLGQPRSTQRRKVKTRDDEQALREEIVKLACDYGRYGYRRITALLRNQGWKVNHKRVERIWRQEGLKVPQKQPKRRRLCLNDGSCIRLRALYPNHVWSYDFVADRTSDGRPIRMLTIIDEYTRECLSIHTQRRIKAPEVLYKLSELFITKGVPDHIRSDNGSEFSAKSVRGWLERLGVKTLFIEPGSPWGNGYIESFNGKLRDELLNGEIFDNILEARVITDQWREHYNKIRPHSSLNFRPPVLEVMIPHQYASA; from the exons ATGGGCAAAAGCAAGTTCACAACTGAGCAGATCATTAGTAAACTTCGGGAGGCTGAAGTTTTGCAGTCTAATGGTCAAAGCATAGCGGAGATATGCCGTCATCTTGGGATAAAGGATCAGACTTATTACAAGTGGCGCAAAGAATATGGAGGAATGCGGGTAGATCAGGCAAAGAGATTAAAAGAAGTGGAACAAGAAAACACAAGACTAAGAAAACTTGTATCAGATCTATCACTGGATAATGCAATTCTAAAGGAGACAGTCC CGGGGAAACTACTGAGCCCGGAGAAGAAGCGCCGGGCAGTTGAGGAAATAGTGGAGAAACTGAAAGTATCGGAGAGAAGAGAGTGCTTAGTACTAGGTCAACCAAGATCTACACAGCGTAGAAAAGTGAAGACAAGAGATGATGAACAAGCACTTCGGGAAGAGATAGTAAAGTTAGCCTGTGATTATGGTCGTTATGGATATAGAAGGATAACAGCACTGCTGAGAAATCAGGGATGGAAAGTAAACCATAAACGAGTTGAGAGGATATGGAGACAAGAAGGACTAAAGGTTCCACAGAAGCAGCCGAAGAGAAGAAGGCTGTGTTTAAACGATGGTTCTTGTATACGGCTAAGAGCTTTGTATCCAAATCACGTATGGAGCTACGATTTTGTGGCAGACAGAACAAGTGATGGAAGACCAATAAGAATGTTGACGATCATAGACGAATACACAAGAGAATGTTTAAGCATACATACACAGAGACGAATAAAAGCACCAGAGGTTCTTTACAAACTTTCAGAGTTATTTATTACAAAAGGAGTCCCGGATCATATACGCTCGGATAACGGATCAGAGTTCAGTGCAAAGTCAGTAAGAGGTTGGTTAGAACGATTAGGAGTAAAAACATTATTTATTGAACCAGGAAGTCCTTGGGGGAACGGATACATAGAATCATTTAATGGAAAACTAAGGGATGAGCTATTGAACGGAGAAATATTTGATAATATTTTAGAGGCAAGAGTAATTACAGATCAATGGAGAGAACATTACAATAAAATCAGACCGCATAGTTCGTTAAATTTTCGACCTCCGGTACTGGAGGTAATGATCCCTCATCAATATGCCAGTGCTTGA
- a CDS encoding bacteriophage holin translates to MELRKRSLGIAIGLVWGFSVMLGTWYLLFIGAPGRKISLLGSFYFGYTYSFFGGFVGLVWGFIDGFVGGFLIAWIYNLVSKSIKPKTA, encoded by the coding sequence ATGGAACTTCGTAAAAGATCTCTTGGTATTGCGATAGGTTTGGTTTGGGGTTTTTCAGTTATGCTGGGCACGTGGTATCTTTTATTTATCGGAGCACCCGGCAGAAAAATTTCACTGCTTGGTTCATTTTATTTTGGTTATACTTATAGTTTTTTCGGTGGATTTGTAGGGCTGGTCTGGGGATTTATTGATGGGTTTGTTGGCGGATTCCTGATTGCCTGGATATATAATTTGGTAAGTAAATCGATAAAACCAAAAACTGCCTAG
- a CDS encoding glycerophosphodiester phosphodiesterase: MKRFYLVSTAILLLLQSCNNIVEVVQPEVDPAGFLLQTTPIPDSSKKIMDGIYSVIEGKEKFGEQVAVKWNGNNLSIFTSVEAGYLVLQGGSLDSVIFFMGYWRYATSTETGLISLYVPRNDGGKNILDNDTTDLNIVFYGSYGMGTNLSNKKLQLKYLRPFSEFVKQSDFEILAHRGGGRNSEYLGVSENTIEMISKAESFGATGIEIDIKVSNDGVPFLYHDSDINLRVTQKSVIWGEIENFSWLQLSLFIKLKNGEQIPSLRKALEFVLENTDLKFVWLDLKSETNELSKVEALQKEILERAAALNRDLQIVLGLPDEDKINNLLAYPGFENIPSLCELEINQVHLVNARVWAPRWTQGTQTSLVEAMHSEGRKVFVWTLDEPAFIESFIRDGKFDGILTNYPSLVAYYHYIR, encoded by the coding sequence ATGAAAAGATTCTATTTAGTCAGTACTGCAATTCTATTGCTACTTCAATCTTGCAACAACATTGTTGAAGTTGTACAACCGGAAGTTGACCCGGCAGGTTTTCTATTACAGACAACACCTATTCCGGATTCATCAAAAAAAATAATGGATGGTATATACTCCGTTATTGAAGGTAAAGAAAAATTTGGTGAACAGGTGGCAGTTAAATGGAACGGTAATAATCTATCAATTTTTACATCAGTAGAAGCGGGATATTTAGTACTGCAGGGCGGCAGTTTAGATTCCGTTATATTTTTTATGGGATACTGGAGATATGCAACCAGTACAGAGACCGGATTGATCAGTTTATATGTACCTAGAAATGATGGCGGTAAGAATATTCTGGATAATGATACTACAGATCTGAATATAGTTTTTTATGGCAGTTACGGAATGGGCACAAATTTAAGCAACAAAAAACTACAGCTAAAATACTTAAGACCATTTAGTGAATTTGTAAAGCAGAGTGATTTTGAGATACTTGCACATCGCGGCGGCGGAAGAAACTCAGAGTATCTTGGAGTTTCTGAAAACACGATTGAAATGATAAGTAAAGCAGAAAGTTTTGGAGCTACAGGAATTGAAATTGACATAAAGGTTTCGAATGATGGAGTACCGTTTTTATACCACGATTCAGATATCAATTTAAGGGTAACACAAAAAAGTGTTATTTGGGGTGAGATAGAGAATTTTTCCTGGTTACAGTTAAGCTTATTTATAAAATTAAAAAATGGTGAACAAATTCCGAGTTTAAGAAAAGCACTGGAATTTGTTTTAGAAAACACAGATCTAAAATTTGTATGGCTGGATCTTAAATCGGAAACTAATGAATTATCTAAAGTTGAAGCATTACAAAAAGAAATACTTGAACGGGCTGCCGCATTAAACCGGGATTTACAAATAGTATTAGGATTACCTGATGAGGATAAAATAAATAATTTACTGGCATACCCGGGTTTTGAGAATATTCCATCTTTGTGTGAATTAGAAATTAACCAGGTACATTTAGTAAATGCCAGGGTATGGGCACCCAGATGGACACAAGGGACCCAAACAAGTTTAGTTGAAGCTATGCACAGTGAAGGTAGAAAAGTATTCGTGTGGACATTAGATGAACCGGCATTTATTGAAAGTTTTATTCGTGATGGAAAATTTGATGGAATTCTTACTAACTACCCTTCCCTTGTAGCGTATTATCATTACATAAGATAA